Proteins encoded by one window of Acuticoccus sp. MNP-M23:
- a CDS encoding mandelate racemase/muconate lactonizing enzyme family protein codes for MEAPDRHEIREIRAFALTQRLPQPSKTSWGSYDAVSIVMVKITTETGLVGVGEGLARFAPAAFVHLINDALAPRLMGRDASAIATHWNAMRRALSGRAGGVLVEALSAIDIALWDILGKAAGLPLYRLLGGTGRTAVPVYAASVGWADDAAADAAVDQFMARGFTRMKVKLGAPVDRACRRIERIRARAGDAITLSADANWAYSLDEAVTVAAALHANGYEWFEEPLRPEDEGGYRALKARTDVPLAAGESNFTLDEARGLVADGTLSVLQPNVTRSGGITETRRMAEFAAMHDVAYAPHNGMSGIVCEVASLHLAAALPNAAVMECALAPNAFRDGLADIAPGSARAAGGTLTCPEGPGLGLEIDWTRLAELAR; via the coding sequence ATGGAGGCGCCGGACCGCCACGAGATCCGCGAGATCCGCGCATTTGCGCTGACGCAGCGGTTGCCCCAGCCGTCGAAGACCTCGTGGGGCAGCTACGATGCGGTCTCGATCGTGATGGTGAAGATCACCACCGAAACCGGCCTTGTGGGCGTCGGCGAAGGCCTGGCCCGGTTTGCGCCCGCCGCCTTTGTCCATCTCATCAACGATGCTCTGGCACCGCGCCTCATGGGCCGTGACGCAAGCGCAATTGCCACACACTGGAACGCCATGCGCCGCGCCCTTTCGGGCCGCGCGGGCGGGGTGCTGGTGGAAGCGCTCTCGGCCATCGACATCGCGCTGTGGGACATACTGGGGAAGGCTGCGGGTCTGCCGCTCTACCGCCTCCTTGGCGGCACCGGGCGCACCGCTGTCCCGGTCTACGCCGCCTCCGTCGGCTGGGCCGACGATGCCGCGGCGGACGCTGCGGTCGACCAATTCATGGCACGCGGTTTCACCCGCATGAAGGTGAAGCTCGGCGCGCCAGTGGACCGCGCCTGCCGCAGGATCGAGCGGATCCGCGCCCGCGCTGGTGACGCCATCACCCTCAGCGCCGATGCCAACTGGGCCTACAGCCTGGACGAGGCGGTCACCGTGGCCGCCGCCCTTCACGCCAACGGCTATGAATGGTTCGAGGAGCCGCTCCGCCCCGAAGACGAAGGCGGTTACCGCGCGTTGAAGGCCCGAACCGATGTTCCCCTCGCGGCCGGCGAAAGCAATTTCACGCTGGATGAGGCGCGTGGCCTCGTGGCGGACGGCACGCTGTCGGTGCTGCAACCCAACGTAACCCGCTCCGGCGGCATCACCGAAACGCGGCGGATGGCCGAATTCGCCGCCATGCACGACGTGGCCTACGCGCCGCACAACGGCATGAGCGGCATCGTGTGCGAGGTCGCGAGCCTGCACCTTGCCGCCGCGCTGCCCAATGCCGCCGTGATGGAATGCGCCCTTGCCCCCAATGCCTTCCGCGACGGCCTTGCGGACATTGCGCCCGGCTCCGCACGCGCGGCTGGCGGCACCCTCACCTGCCCGGAAGGCCCCGGCCTCGGGCTCGAAATTGACTGGACCCGCTTGGCGGAGCTTGCCCGATGA
- a CDS encoding mandelate racemase/muconate lactonizing enzyme family protein — protein sequence MTDDTMPRTAAGPITITDVIAHPLTQTLPKPTITSWGTYSEVSMVLVEVRTDAGITGVGETLGRFAPRAYAEIVETLLKPRLVGREATDIAAHWNTMRRALSGRAGGMLIEAIAGVDIALWDILGKAAGMPIATLLGGTGRRQIDVYAAAVNWLDDGAADAELDRYLERGFNRIKVKMARPVTQACRRIERIRARAGDDIGLCVDANWGFTLDEALVVADALSANGYFWFEEPLRPEDEAGYRELRRRTNVPLAAGESNYTVDQARHLVETRTLSVLQPDVARAGGITETRRMALLADAYDVGYAPHIGMSGIVCETASVHLSAAMPNFRVMECETDASPFKVALADLSPGCVRAENGTLDVPTGPGLGLEIDWDAVGRLTVR from the coding sequence ATGACAGACGACACGATGCCCCGCACCGCCGCCGGGCCGATCACCATCACCGATGTGATCGCTCACCCTCTGACGCAGACGCTGCCAAAACCCACCATCACCTCATGGGGCACCTACAGCGAGGTTTCGATGGTGCTGGTGGAAGTGCGCACCGATGCCGGCATCACCGGCGTCGGCGAAACGCTCGGCCGCTTTGCACCGCGCGCATACGCCGAAATTGTCGAGACGCTGCTGAAGCCGCGCCTCGTGGGCCGCGAAGCCACCGACATAGCGGCCCACTGGAACACGATGCGCCGCGCCCTCTCCGGGCGCGCGGGCGGCATGTTGATCGAGGCCATTGCCGGCGTCGACATTGCACTGTGGGACATTCTGGGAAAAGCGGCCGGGATGCCGATCGCCACGCTTCTCGGCGGCACGGGACGGCGGCAGATCGACGTCTACGCCGCGGCGGTCAACTGGCTGGACGATGGCGCCGCCGACGCCGAACTCGACCGCTACCTTGAGCGGGGGTTCAACCGCATCAAGGTGAAGATGGCGCGGCCGGTGACGCAAGCGTGCCGGCGCATCGAGCGCATCCGCGCAAGGGCGGGCGACGACATTGGCCTTTGCGTGGACGCCAACTGGGGTTTCACGCTCGACGAGGCGCTGGTGGTGGCCGATGCACTCAGCGCCAATGGCTATTTCTGGTTCGAGGAGCCGCTGCGGCCCGAGGACGAAGCGGGCTACAGGGAGCTGCGCCGCCGCACCAACGTTCCGCTGGCTGCCGGCGAGAGCAATTATACCGTCGATCAAGCGCGCCATCTGGTGGAGACGCGCACCCTTTCGGTGCTGCAGCCCGATGTGGCGCGCGCCGGCGGCATCACCGAAACGCGACGGATGGCGCTTCTGGCCGATGCCTACGACGTGGGCTACGCGCCCCACATCGGCATGTCCGGCATCGTGTGCGAGACGGCGAGCGTCCACCTCTCCGCCGCCATGCCCAATTTCCGCGTCATGGAATGCGAGACCGACGCCAGCCCCTTCAAGGTCGCGCTGGCGGACCTTTCCCCAGGCTGCGTGCGCGCCGAAAACGGCACGCTCGACGTGCCCACCGGCCCCGGCCTCGGCCTTGAGATCGACTGGGACGCGGTGGGACGCCTCACAGTCCGATGA
- a CDS encoding DUF6772 family protein, with translation MSAQTLDADAIRQAMVLANPDLSRFEPLRRIISHDDFSRGHCGWSQLVGNYEGSLDSMLPGYAQHSAAMLSTLAHWDAGSHGGIDSSYALKIATRARAGAQNVAIKRLTTRKRGPIRFEAYVTFKPEATELKLGDVDVRSFGLLFDLQGGDRDRDAARIMPHLRFLNALDGETQQKWQFKAETTPFKPLGDENKTATHYHLSPEGWQDIPGGDQRLCYNEIATKVNWTYIRFDFDLAAMKALAFQCNDRELDLSTFSNIEIPAMSNLWQMLNFCFFVETNSAKRAFLYVDSVCISGDF, from the coding sequence ATGAGCGCCCAAACCCTCGACGCGGACGCGATCCGCCAGGCAATGGTCCTTGCCAATCCGGACCTCAGCCGGTTCGAGCCGCTGCGGCGCATCATCAGCCACGACGATTTTTCGCGCGGACACTGCGGCTGGTCGCAGCTGGTGGGCAATTATGAAGGCTCGCTGGATTCCATGTTGCCGGGCTACGCCCAGCATTCGGCCGCCATGCTGTCCACCCTCGCCCACTGGGACGCGGGCTCCCACGGCGGCATCGACAGCTCCTATGCCCTGAAGATTGCAACGCGGGCGCGGGCGGGGGCGCAGAATGTCGCGATCAAGCGGCTGACCACACGCAAGCGCGGGCCGATCCGCTTCGAGGCCTACGTCACCTTCAAGCCCGAGGCCACGGAGCTGAAACTCGGCGACGTGGACGTGCGCTCCTTCGGCCTCCTGTTCGACCTGCAGGGCGGCGATCGTGACAGGGACGCCGCGCGCATCATGCCGCACCTCAGATTCCTGAACGCTCTCGATGGCGAGACGCAGCAGAAATGGCAGTTCAAGGCCGAAACAACGCCGTTCAAGCCGCTTGGCGACGAGAACAAGACCGCAACGCACTACCATCTGTCGCCAGAAGGCTGGCAGGATATTCCGGGTGGTGACCAGCGGCTTTGCTATAACGAAATCGCCACCAAGGTGAACTGGACCTACATCCGATTCGACTTCGATCTTGCCGCCATGAAGGCGCTCGCCTTCCAGTGCAACGACCGGGAATTGGACCTGTCGACGTTCAGCAACATCGAGATTCCGGCGATGAGCAACCTTTGGCAGATGCTCAATTTTTGCTTCTTCGTGGAGACGAATTCGGCCAAACGGGCGTTTCTCTACGTCGATTCGGTCTGCATTTCGGGAGATTTTTGA
- a CDS encoding cold-shock protein → MANGTVKWFNPSKGFGFIQPESGSRDIFLHISAVERAGLSQLDEGQKVTFDIEKGRDGRESATNLTLVN, encoded by the coding sequence ATGGCCAATGGTACCGTGAAGTGGTTCAACCCCTCCAAGGGTTTTGGTTTCATCCAGCCGGAAAGCGGCTCGCGCGACATCTTCCTGCACATCTCTGCAGTTGAGCGCGCTGGCCTCAGCCAGCTCGACGAAGGCCAGAAGGTTACGTTCGACATCGAAAAGGGCCGCGACGGTCGCGAGTCGGCAACGAACCTGACGCTCGTCAACTAA